The nucleotide sequence GGGCCCCGGCTCGCCGCGTCGTTGTAGGCGATGGTGAGGTCGGACTGCGCCTGAGCGGCAGCGGCGTCGGCTACGTGCACCGCCCCGTTCACGATTCCGGGCGGAAAGCCCGTCACCGACGAGCCGGGGCTCAGCCCCAAATCACCGTTGATGACGGAGGGGCCCGTATTGGTGACCGTTGAACCGGCCAGGACCGCGTAATTGGTGGCGGTTCCCAATCCCACCGGAGCTTCCGCGGCGTGCGCGGAACCCGAGACCATCGTGAGTGTCGCCGCCAGCAACGCCACTCCGGGGATGAAGGCGAGAGCTCGCTTGAGCCGATTGCGTCTGCGCCTTCTATCGGGTGGCGCTGACGGGATGACATCCACTGCCATGGCAGAAAACCTCTCTTTTCGGCGTTGAGCCCCGTCACCCCGGCAGGGGTTTTGGCTCCCGTGATGACTGCTGGTCAGGCCACGAGCCGCCGTAGAGGGAACGGCAGAGCAAATGCTTTCCGGAGGCGGGCGGTGGCCTTGCAGGCTTCACCAAAGCATCGCCAATATCACCATAAGAATCAAAGCTTAATAAAGGTCTAAAAGAGTGATTTCCTTTTGCGGGGATGAGTTTTTCATCTGATTGCTCGGAGTGTCGCTCATTACTCCCTGCATTCCAACGGCTATGCGAGCCCGGTCCTTGCGTCGGCCGAGGTGGCTCAACCGGCGTGCAGCATCAAGCCGATGCCCGCCACCATCAGCCCCGCCGCCGCGATCCTCGGGCCGCCGAACCGCTCCTTGAAGAACAGCGTCCCGATCGCCGCGCCCACGATGATCGACGATTCGCGCAGCGCCGCGATCGGGGCGAGTTCGGCCTGGGTCTGGGCCCAGAGGACCAGGCCGTAGGCGGAGACCGACAGCAGGCCGCCGAGCAGGCCGCGCGCGGCGACGGGGCGTAGCCGGCGGAGGAGCGCGCCGCGGCGGATGGCCAGGGCGCAGGCGGGGATGGCGAAGCCCTCCAGGATCATCAGCCAGGCGATGTAGCCGGGCGCGCTGCCGGAGGCGCGTACCCCCAGACCGTCCACGACGGTGTACGCGGCGATGGACAGACCCGTGGCGATGGCGGCCGTAAGGGCGAGCCACTGCGGTGCGGCCCCGCCGTTCCGCCCGCCTTCCTCGTCGTCGGCGTGGCGGGAGCCCTTGACGCCCCACAGCGCCACGCCCACCAGTCCGGCCGAGGCCAGCGCGATCCCCGCCGCCTGCCAGTGGTCCGGCCGCTCGCCGACGAAGACCGCGGCGGCCACGGTCACCACCAGCGGGGCGGTGCCGCGCGCGATGGGATACATCTGGCCGAAGTCGCCCAGGTGGAACGAGCGCATGAGCAGCAGTTGGTAGACCACGTGGATGGCCGCGGAGGCCAGGAGATACGGCCAGGCGTCCGCCTTGGGCAGCGGGGCGAACGGCAGCAGCGCCAGCCCGCACAGCGCCCCGCCGCCGCCCACCAGCGTGAAGGCGAGCAGCTGGTCCCTGATGCCGTGCGCGATGGCGTTCCAGGACGCGTGGGTGACGGCCGCGATGAGCACCGCGGTCGCGACGAGCGGGGTCACGCGGACCGCTCGCGCACATCCACCAGGGTGCCGTCGGCGTGCGCGATCAGGGTCTTGGGGTCGAGCGGGAAGACGGTGTGGGGGTTGCCCGCGGCGGCCCATACGGTCTCGTGGTCCAGCAGCCGGCGGTCGGCGAGGACGCGGGTGCGGGTGCGGTGGCCGAAGGGCGGCACCCCGCCGATGGCGTAGCCGGTGGTCTCCCGCACCAGCGCCGCGTTCGCCCGGCGGACGCTCCCGGTGCCCAGCTCGTGCCGTACGAGCTCGACGTCGACCCGTGACGACCCGTCCATGAGCACCACCACCGGCTGTCCGTCCGCCTCGAAGACCAGCGACTTGACGATCTGGCTGAGCTCACAGCCGATCGCCGCGGCGGCCTCGGCGGCGGTGCGGGTGGCGTCGGGGAAGCGGCGTACCTCGACGTCCAGGCCGAGCTCGCGCAGGGCGTCGGCGAAGCGGGGGTGGGCGGCGGTGTCAGGGGTGGGTGTGGGATCGACCATGCGGCGACGCTATCGACGGGCCCGCGATCCACGCCAGGGCATTGCACGGTGGTCGCACCCGCGTCCGGCCGGTTCGACCGGTCGGCTGAACGCGGACCGGTCGGCTGAACGCGAAGGAGCCGGGCGGGCGCTCGATGCGCCCGCCCGGCTCCCGTGCCGTCACGCCGGTGGAACTGCCGGCAACTCCCGGCTTCAGCCGCCCGCGCGCAGCAGCGCCGCCACCATCGGGCCCGCCGTGTCGCCGCCGTGGCCGCCCTCGGGGACCACACCGGCGGCCGCGATGTCGTCGCGGTACGCGCTGAACCAGCCGTTGGGCTTCTCCTGGTTGTCCACCTCGGCCGAACCGGTCTTGGCGCCGAAGTCGCCGCTCATCCCGGCCATCGCCTCGGCGGCGGTGCCCGAGGTGGCCGTCAGCCGCATCAGCTTGCGCAGCTGGTCATGGGTGCTCGACTTCATCGTCTTGCTCGCCTTGGCCAGCGTCCGGTCGTCCAGCGACGGCGAGACGAGGTACGGCTGTCGGAAGGTGCCGGTGGAGGCCGTGGCCGCGACCGACGCCATGTTGAGTGGGTTCATCCGCACCCCGCCCTGGCCGATCAGCGAGGCGGCCTTGGAGGCCGCCGACTGCACCGGCACCGCGCCGTCGAAGGAGGGCACACCGGTCTGCCAGTTGAGCCCGATGCCGAAGACGTTCCGGGCCTCGTTGGTCAGGTCGTCGTTCTTCAGCTTCCCCGCCTGGCTGATGAAGGCCGTGTTGCAGGAGCGGGCGAAGCTCTGCTCGAAGGTGCCGTTCTTGATCTCGAACTTCTTGTCGTTCTGGAACTTCCAGCCGCCGTACGAGAAGTACTTGGGGCACGGATGGGCCTTGCCGTACGCCGCCAGACCCTTGTCGATCAGCGTCGCCGAGGTGATGATCTTCATCGTCGAGCCGGGTGCGTACGAGCCCTGCAGGGCGGTGTTGAAGCCGCTCGCGGGGGAGTTGGCCACCGCGAGGACCTCACCGGTGCTGGGCTTGACCGCCACCACCGACGCCTTGGTGCGCTTGCTCACCTGCTGCTCGGCGGTGCTCTGGAGCGATGCGTCGATCGTCGTGCGGAGCGTGCCCGGGGTGCCCTTGGAGAGCACCTTCAGCGTCTTGTCGGGGGACTTGGAGCCCTTGGCGCGCTCGATCCAGGTCTCCACGCCCGCCTTGCCGCCCGCCTTCTTGCCGTACCGCTCGCGCAGCGCGGCCAGGACGGTCTTGAGGGTCGGGTGCTCGGCTGCGGTCAGCTCCTTGCCGTCGCGGTCCACCGCCTTGATCGGCGGCGCCTCGGACGCGCCGGTCTTCAGGGTGTCGCCCTCGGCGAGGTCGGGCTGCACCACCGAGGGCTTCCAGCCGACGACCGGCTTACCGGTCTTGGTGTCGCGGGTGACGGTCAGCGAGGATCCATACGTCCAGGGGACGCTCTGACCGCCGGAGGAAATCTGGGCGTTGACCGAGAACGGCACCTTCGCACCGCTCGCCTGCCCCGGCTCCAGCGCCACCTTGGCCACATGGGCCTTCTTGCGGTAGTCGCCCAGCGCCGTGGTGGCCGCGTCGGTGTCGTCCGTAAGGGCGGCGGCCTTCGCCGTCTCGCCCGCCGACCAGGCCGCCAGGAACGCGCGGGCGGTGGTCTTGACCTCGGCCGCGCTGGGCGGGCCGGTCTTCACGTTCTTCAGGGACGGCTTGTCGTCACCCGAGCCGGCGCTCGCACCGTCCTTCGCACTGGATGAATCGTCCTGGCCGCTGCCGCAACCGGCGACACCGACCATGGCGGCGAACACCGCACCGACGATCGCGGCTCTCGCGCCACTCCGCATTACAGAACCCCCACAGTGTTCTCGATTCCCTCCATCAGTCGATGGAGGGCGCGGTGCCCGGCACTCTACCGGCACCAAGAGAAGCCCCCGCGCCCTCACCGTAGGGGGACGCGGGGGCGGGGGGCCGGATCCGGACGGCGGGCCGGGGATCAGATCCAGGTATCGAGCCACATCCGGGCACGCCAGGAGTCCATCGGCATCGTCTGGCCCGTGTAGAGCGGGAAGAAGTAGATGAAGTTCCAGATGATCAGCAGGACGAGGGCGCCCGAGCCGACCGCGCCGATCACCCGGCGGGTCTCGCTCGCCCCCGGCGGCCCCAGCAGCGCGCCGATCATCATCGCCACCGCCAGGCACAGGAAGGGCACGAAGACGACGGCGTAGAAGGAGAAGATCGTCCGGTCCTGGTAGAGGAACCACGGCAGATAGCCCGCCGCGATCCCGCACAGGATCGCGCCCGCCCGCCAGTCGCGCCGCAGCGCCCACCGGAACAGCAGGTACAGCAGCGCGAAACAGGCCGTCCACCACAGCAGCGGGGTGCCGAGCGCCAGCACCTCACGGGCGCACTTCTCGGCGGCGTCGGTGGGGCAGCCCTCCTGGCCGGCCCGCGGGGACTCGTAGAAGTACGAGACCGGCCGGGACTGCACCATCCAGCTCCACGGATTGGACTGGTAGACATGCGGCGAGTCCAGGTTGACGTGGAACTGGTAGACCTCGGACTCGTAGTGCCACAGGCTGCGCAGCGGGTTGAGCAGCCAGTCGAAGGCGCCGCCGGTGCCATAGCCGCCGCCGTCCGGCTTCGGCGATTCGGCCCAGTGGCGGAAGTAGCCGCTGTGATGCCAGCCGCGCCCTCGGGTGAAGGTGCCGCTCGAGGCGAACCAGCCCGACCAGGAGGCGATGTACGTGACGATCGCCACAGGCACCAGCGAGACGAACGCCCAGCCCAGATCGCGCCGCAGCACCGCCCGGTAAGGGCGGAGGGCGCCCGCCGTACGGCGGCTGCCCACATCCCACAGGACGGCCATCAGGCCGAAGGCCGCCAGCACATACAGCCCGTTCCACTTGGTGCCGATGGCCAGGCCCAGTAGCACCCCGGCCGCGATCCGCCACGGCCGCGCGCCCAGCTTCAGGCCCCGGGCGACCGCCGGATCCGGCCGCGGCGTGCCGTCCTCACCGGCCGGCAGCGCCGCCGCCAGCCTGGCGCGCGCCTGGTCCCGGTCGACGAGCAGGCAGCCGAAGGCGGCCAGCACGAAGAACATCACGACCAGGTCGAGCAGCGCCGTGCGGCTCATCACGTAGTGCAGCCCGTCCACGGCCATCAGCGCGCCCGCCAGACAGCCGAGGAACGTCGACCGGAACAGCCGCCGCCCGATCCGGCACAGCATCAGCACCGAGACCGTGCCGAGCAGCGCGACCATGAAGCGCCAGCCGAACGGGTGCAGCCCGAAGAGCTGCTCGCCGAGGCCGATCACCCACTTGCCCACCGGCGGGTGCACCACATACGACGCCGCGTCGCTGAGCGGGATGTGCTGCGGGGTCTCCAGGATCCGGTCGTTGGCGGCCTTCGGCCAGGTGCCCTCGTAGCCGTACTCCCAGATCGACCAGGCGTCCTTGGCGTAGTACGTCTCGTCGAATATGACGTTGTCCGGGCTGCCCAGCCGCCAGAAACGGGTCAGCCCGGCGCACAGCGCGACCAGCAGCGGCCCGCCCCAGCCGCTCCAGCGGGCGATTCTGGCCGCCGCCGAGGGGGTCGCGCCGAAGACCTCCCAGAGCCGGGTGCCCGGCTCCGCGTACGGCGGGACCAGCCGCTCCCGTACGCCGGGCCGGGACTGGCCCGCGTATCCGAAGCGGCGCAGCCGGCGCTGCCAGGCCGGCTGCTGCTGGCCGGTGGCTTTGCCCGGCTGGGCGTGGGTCGCGGTGTCACTGCTCACCGGGCCATCGTAGGGAAGGGGTCTGTGAGTGTGGTGGGGAAAGGCGGCGAACCGGGGATTCGTGCCCGGGGCGGCGGGCGCGCGGGGCCCGCCGCGGGCGGCTGCGAGGATGGTGGGCGTGACTGGAACGCTCGTACTGGCAGGGACCCCCATCGGCGACACGGCGGACGCGCCCCCGAGGCTGGCCGCCGAACTCGTGGCCGCCGACGTGATCGCCGCCGAGGACACCCGGCGGCTGCGCCGCCTCACCCAGGCCCTGGACGTGCGCCCGGCCGCCCGGGTGGTGTCCTATTTCGAGGGCAACGAGTCGGCCCGCACGCCCGAACTGGTCGAGTCGCTGGCCGAGGGCGCCCGGGTGCTGCTGGTCACCGACGCCGGCATGCCGTCGGTCTCCGACCCCGGCTACCGCCTGGTCGCCGCCGCCGTGGAGCGCGGGATCACCGTCACCGCCGTGCCCGGCCCGTCCGCGGTGCTCACCGCCCTGGCTGTGTCGGGGCTGCCGGTGGACCGCTTCTGCTTCGAGGGGTTCCCGCCGCGCAAGGCGGGGGAGCGGCTGACGCGGCTGCGCGAGGTCGCCGACGAGCGCCGCACCCTGGTCTGGTTCGAGGCCCCGCACCGGCTGGACGACACCCTGGCGGCCATGGCCGAGGTGTTCGGCCCGGACCGCCGCGCCGCGGTGTGCCGGGAGCTGACCAAGACGTACGAGGAGGTGCGGCGCGGCCCGCTGGCGGAGCTGGCCGCCTGGGCGGCGGAGGGCGTGCGCGGCGAGATCACCATCGTGGTCGAGGGTGCCCCCGCGCCCGGCCCTGAGGAGGCGGGCCCCGCCGAGCTGGCCCGCCGGGTCGCGGTGCGCGAGGAGGCCGGTGAGCGCCGTAAGGAGGCCATCGCGGCGGTCGCGCAGGAGGCCGGGCTGCCCAAACGGCAGGTGTTCGACGCCGTGGTGGCGGCGAAGAACGCGGCGGGAAGCACGCCACGAGAAGGTAAAGCACCGTAGCGAAAGGCAAAGCTCAGGTTACTAGCCGGGTAGCTGTATGCCGGTTTTGGGAAGGCCGGTGCCAAATCTCGCTCAAAGAGAGGGAAGAGCCGATGCGGTGGCGGCGGGAAAGGCGTCCACTGGGTGTGGAAGACCTGGGGCGATCCCAATCCTGGAAGACTTGTCCTGTGTGACAAGAGGAGCTGCCATGAGCGATATAGCGGGAACCTCGAGCGGTGCTCATCCGATAGCCGCCCACACCCCCTCCGCCGGGCCCGGCGAGGTGGCCCACGAGGCGTACGCCTTCGCCTGCATGAAGTGCGGGCACGGCTGGGAGCGGTCGTACGACATCGAACACCACGTGGACGGCGAGGGCCGGGCCTTCGTCGTCTACTTCACCGGCGGCCTGCGCGTTCCGTCCCCGCTGACGAGCCCCGACTGCGTCAACTGCGGTGCGCATCTGGTGCGGATCATGCGCTCGGGGCAGGTCTCCTCGGTCCTGGAGAGTGCGCGGCGCGGGAGGCCGCACACCGCCCGGGGCCCGGAGGCGGGTACCGGCGTGACGGAGGGGACGGACGGGGCGGACGCCGGGACGGGCGCCGGGGCGGATGACGCGCCGGAAAATGAGGGCCCCGCGCGACGCCGTGCGCACCATTGGCATCTGGCGAATCTGCTGCACCCCTTTCAGCACCACCGCGACTGAGTAGGTTCCGGTTCATATGAGCTGTTTCACATGAGCTGATTCACGTGAGCGGGTTCACATGAGCCGGGCACGGGTCAACTGAGCGGCCGGACGCGATTCACCGGACATTCACCGGGATTCATAGAATCGCGACCATGGCGAAAACAGCATCGACCCCCGGCGGCAGTGGCAAGGCGAGTGGCGCGCAAAAGGAAAAGGACGCGCCCCCGCCGCCGCCGGAGCCCCTGCGGGTCCCGGTCGCCGATTCCCACACCCACCTGGACATGCAGCCGGGCACGGTCGAGGAGGCACTGGCCAAGGCCGCCTCGGTCGGCGTGACGACCGTCGTCCAGGTGGGATGTGATCTGGCCGGGTCCCGGTGGGCGGCCGAGACCGCGGCGGCGCACGAGAACGTCTGGGCCACCGTGGCCCTGCACCCCAACGAGGCGCCGCGGATCGTCCTCGGCGACCCCGACGGCTGGTCCCGGCAGGGGGCGCGGCAGCCCGGCGGCGACGCCGCCCTGGACGCGGCCCTCGACCAGATAGCGGCCCTGGCCGCCCTGCCCCAGGTGCGGGGCGTGGGCGAGACCGGCCTGGACTACTTCCGCACCGGCCCGGAGGGCATGGCGGCCCAGGAGCGCTCGTTCCGCCGCCATATCGCCATCGCCAAGGAGCACGGCAAGGCGCTGGTCATCCACGACCGCGAGGCCCACGACGATGTGCTGCGGGTGCTCGCCGAGGAGGGCGCGCCCGACACCGTCGTCTTCCACTGCTACTCCGGTGACGAGGCCATGGCGAAGATCTGTGCCGAGCGCGGGTACTACATGTCGTTCGCGGGCAACGTCACCTTCAAGAACGCCCAGCCGCTGCGCGACGCCCTCGCCGTCGCCCCGCTCGACCTCGTTCTCGTCGAGACCGACGCGCCGTTCCTGACTCCCGTCCCCTACCGCGGACGGCCTAACGCTCCGTATCTGATTCCGCTCACCCTGCGGGCCATGGCCGAGGTCAAGGGCGTCCCCGAGGACACCCTGGCGACCGCCGTAGCGGCCAATACGGCGCGCGTCTTCGGCTATTGAGGCGGCGCTGACGCCTCGTGAGGGGCGGTGGCGATCCGACGCGAGTGATCACACTGCGTGATGATTTCGCTTTGGAGAGTCACCCCCACTCCGCTACAGTCCCGGACTCAACGCCCTGACCAGTGGACTTGTGGAGTGTTACGGGAGTGTTCTTGTGAGCCGTAGGGGCAGCCACCGCGTCTCGGGCGGCCGAGCCGCCGCCCGCCGAGCCGCCCGCCGCGGCGCCACCGGCCGGACCGACCCGATGCGCCGGCTGTTGCCGCAGGCGCTGGTGGTCGCCGCGCTGGCGGGCGGGACCTCCGCCTTCGTCGCCCAGGACAAGGCCGTACGGCTCAGCGTCGATGGCGACGCGCGCACCCTGCACACCTACGCCGACGACGTGGGCGAGCTGCTGGCGGACCAGGACGTCCGCGTCGGCGAGCACGACATCGTCGCCCCCGCGCCCGGGGAGCGGCTCGCCAACGGCGACGAGATCGCCGTCCGCTACGGCCGCCCGGTCACCCTCACCCTCGACGGGGAGCGCCGCCGGGTGTGGACCACCGCCCACACGGTTGACGGCGCACTGCGCCAACTGGGCGTACGTGCCGAGGGCGCGTATCTCTCCGCCTCCCGCTCCGCCGCCATCACCAGCCGCGGCCTGCTCCTGCACGTCCGCACCGAGCGCACCGTCACCTTCCGCGCCGACGGGAGCGAACACCCCGTCCGCACCAACGCTGCCACCGTCGGCGAGGCCCTCACCGAGGCCGGGCTCACCCTGCGCGGTGAGGACACCACCTCCGTCCCGCTGGACAGCTTCCCGCGCGACGGCCAGATGGTGAAGGTGATGCGGATCACCGGCGGCAAGAAGAACCGGGACGAGCCGGTGCCCTTCACCACCGTCCGCCGCGCCGACCCCACCCTGCCCAAGGGCACCGAGCTCGTGGAGCGGCCCGGCGAACCGGGCACCCTGCGCACCAGCTACCGGGTGCGCAGCGTCAACGGCGTACGGCAGCGACCGCGGAAGATCCGCAGCGAGATCGTCAAGCCGCCGGTGGCCAGGATCGTGCGGGTCGGCACCATGACCGTGCCCGCGCGGGTCGGGGGCCCGGCGGACGGGCTCAACTGGCGGGCGATGGCGCACTGCGAATCGGGCGGCCGGGCGGACGCGGTCGACGGCTCCGGGCGCCACGGCGGCCTCTACCAGCTCGACCAGGGCACCTGGCACGACCTCGGCGGCCACGGCCGCCCCCAGGACGCGCCCCCGGCCGAACAGACCTACCGCGCCAAGAAGCTCTACCAGCAGCGCGGCACCGGGCCCTGGCCGACGTGCGGCCGCAAGCTCCAGCACTAGGTTGGAGGCTCGGTACGGGGGCTCGGTTCGCCTCCGGGATTCGCCTCCGGGGTGCTTCAGCCCCCGGCTACCGCTGGGAGGTGCCCCCTGTCGACGCGCTCGGTCGCCCACGCGGCGGCAGCCTCATATCGATCGGAGCCCTCGCGCCCTGCGTGCGCTCTCCCTTACGGCAGCGACGCGCCCCTTCGGCTCGCCCCCGGCTACCGCTGGGAGGCGCCCCGGTCGGCAACGGGCAAGACCAGGCATCCCGAACGTGGGGACGTCCTGTCCCGTCCGTGAACCGGGCCCCTGAAGAGCGGCCGTAAACTTCCCGGGTGAGCACCACCGACCCCGATGTCCTGCTCGGCCCCGCCGACATCCGCGCACTCGCGGCGCGGCTCGGCGTCCGCCCGACCAAGCAGCGCGGCCAGAACTTCGTCATCGACGCCAACACGGTCCGCCGGATCGTCCGGACCGCCGGGGTGCGCCCCGAGGACGTGGTCGTCGAGGTCGGCCCCGGGCTCGGCTCGCTGACCCTCGCGCTGCTGGAGGCCGCCGACCGGGTCACCGCCGTCGAGATCGACGACGTCCTCGCCGCCGCCCTCCCCGCGACCGTCGAGGCCCGGCTGCCACACCGCGCCGACCACTTCGCGCTGGTGCACCGCGACGCCCTGCGGGTGACCGAACTGCCGGGCCCCGCCCCGACCGCCCTGGTCGCCAACCTGCCCTACAACGTCGCCGTGCCCGTGCTGCTCCATATGCTCGGGCGCTTCCCGAGCATCGAGCGGACCCTGGTCATGGTGCAGGCCGAGGTCGCCGACCGGCTCGCCGCCCCACCCGGCTCCAAGGTCTACGGCGTCCCCTCCGTGAAGGCCGCCTGGTACGCCCACGTCAAGCGCGCGGGCGCGATCGGCCGCAACGTCTTCTGGCCCGCCCCCAACGTCGACTCCGGCCTGGTCTCGCTGATACGCCGGGACGAGCCCCTGCGCACCACCGCCACCCGGGAAGAGGTCTTCGCGGTGGTCGACGCGGCGTTCGCCCAGCGCCGTAAGACGCTCAGGGCGGCGCTCGCGGGCTGGGCCGGTTCGGCGGGGGCCGCGGAGGAGGCACTGAGGGCTGCCGGGGTCTCGCCGCAGGCGCGCGGCGAATCGCTGACGGTGGAGGACTTCGCGGCGATCGCCGAACACGGCCCCGCGGCCTGACCCCCCACGCCCCGCCTGCGGCGGGCTCGTTCCCCACCCCGACCCTTCCCGCGGCATCGATATGCGGCTC is from Streptomyces hygroscopicus and encodes:
- a CDS encoding membrane protein, with product MTPLVATAVLIAAVTHASWNAIAHGIRDQLLAFTLVGGGGALCGLALLPFAPLPKADAWPYLLASAAIHVVYQLLLMRSFHLGDFGQMYPIARGTAPLVVTVAAAVFVGERPDHWQAAGIALASAGLVGVALWGVKGSRHADDEEGGRNGGAAPQWLALTAAIATGLSIAAYTVVDGLGVRASGSAPGYIAWLMILEGFAIPACALAIRRGALLRRLRPVAARGLLGGLLSVSAYGLVLWAQTQAELAPIAALRESSIIVGAAIGTLFFKERFGGPRIAAAGLMVAGIGLMLHAG
- a CDS encoding prolyl-tRNA synthetase — encoded protein: MVDPTPTPDTAAHPRFADALRELGLDVEVRRFPDATRTAAEAAAAIGCELSQIVKSLVFEADGQPVVVLMDGSSRVDVELVRHELGTGSVRRANAALVRETTGYAIGGVPPFGHRTRTRVLADRRLLDHETVWAAAGNPHTVFPLDPKTLIAHADGTLVDVRERSA
- a CDS encoding AraC family transcriptional regulator; the encoded protein is MAKTASTPGGSGKASGAQKEKDAPPPPPEPLRVPVADSHTHLDMQPGTVEEALAKAASVGVTTVVQVGCDLAGSRWAAETAAAHENVWATVALHPNEAPRIVLGDPDGWSRQGARQPGGDAALDAALDQIAALAALPQVRGVGETGLDYFRTGPEGMAAQERSFRRHIAIAKEHGKALVIHDREAHDDVLRVLAEEGAPDTVVFHCYSGDEAMAKICAERGYYMSFAGNVTFKNAQPLRDALAVAPLDLVLVETDAPFLTPVPYRGRPNAPYLIPLTLRAMAEVKGVPEDTLATAVAANTARVFGY
- a CDS encoding dimethyladenosine transferase; its protein translation is MSTTDPDVLLGPADIRALAARLGVRPTKQRGQNFVIDANTVRRIVRTAGVRPEDVVVEVGPGLGSLTLALLEAADRVTAVEIDDVLAAALPATVEARLPHRADHFALVHRDALRVTELPGPAPTALVANLPYNVAVPVLLHMLGRFPSIERTLVMVQAEVADRLAAPPGSKVYGVPSVKAAWYAHVKRAGAIGRNVFWPAPNVDSGLVSLIRRDEPLRTTATREEVFAVVDAAFAQRRKTLRAALAGWAGSAGAAEEALRAAGVSPQARGESLTVEDFAAIAEHGPAA
- a CDS encoding ribosomal RNA small subunit methyltransferase I, with product MVGVTGTLVLAGTPIGDTADAPPRLAAELVAADVIAAEDTRRLRRLTQALDVRPAARVVSYFEGNESARTPELVESLAEGARVLLVTDAGMPSVSDPGYRLVAAAVERGITVTAVPGPSAVLTALAVSGLPVDRFCFEGFPPRKAGERLTRLREVADERRTLVWFEAPHRLDDTLAAMAEVFGPDRRAAVCRELTKTYEEVRRGPLAELAAWAAEGVRGEITIVVEGAPAPGPEEAGPAELARRVAVREEAGERRKEAIAAVAQEAGLPKRQVFDAVVAAKNAAGSTPREGKAP
- a CDS encoding penicillin-binding protein → MRSGARAAIVGAVFAAMVGVAGCGSGQDDSSSAKDGASAGSGDDKPSLKNVKTGPPSAAEVKTTARAFLAAWSAGETAKAAALTDDTDAATTALGDYRKKAHVAKVALEPGQASGAKVPFSVNAQISSGGQSVPWTYGSSLTVTRDTKTGKPVVGWKPSVVQPDLAEGDTLKTGASEAPPIKAVDRDGKELTAAEHPTLKTVLAALRERYGKKAGGKAGVETWIERAKGSKSPDKTLKVLSKGTPGTLRTTIDASLQSTAEQQVSKRTKASVVAVKPSTGEVLAVANSPASGFNTALQGSYAPGSTMKIITSATLIDKGLAAYGKAHPCPKYFSYGGWKFQNDKKFEIKNGTFEQSFARSCNTAFISQAGKLKNDDLTNEARNVFGIGLNWQTGVPSFDGAVPVQSAASKAASLIGQGGVRMNPLNMASVAATASTGTFRQPYLVSPSLDDRTLAKASKTMKSSTHDQLRKLMRLTATSGTAAEAMAGMSGDFGAKTGSAEVDNQEKPNGWFSAYRDDIAAAGVVPEGGHGGDTAGPMVAALLRAGG
- a CDS encoding transglycosylase yields the protein MRRLLPQALVVAALAGGTSAFVAQDKAVRLSVDGDARTLHTYADDVGELLADQDVRVGEHDIVAPAPGERLANGDEIAVRYGRPVTLTLDGERRRVWTTAHTVDGALRQLGVRAEGAYLSASRSAAITSRGLLLHVRTERTVTFRADGSEHPVRTNAATVGEALTEAGLTLRGEDTTSVPLDSFPRDGQMVKVMRITGGKKNRDEPVPFTTVRRADPTLPKGTELVERPGEPGTLRTSYRVRSVNGVRQRPRKIRSEIVKPPVARIVRVGTMTVPARVGGPADGLNWRAMAHCESGGRADAVDGSGRHGGLYQLDQGTWHDLGGHGRPQDAPPAEQTYRAKKLYQQRGTGPWPTCGRKLQH
- a CDS encoding membrane protein; the encoded protein is MSSDTATHAQPGKATGQQQPAWQRRLRRFGYAGQSRPGVRERLVPPYAEPGTRLWEVFGATPSAAARIARWSGWGGPLLVALCAGLTRFWRLGSPDNVIFDETYYAKDAWSIWEYGYEGTWPKAANDRILETPQHIPLSDAASYVVHPPVGKWVIGLGEQLFGLHPFGWRFMVALLGTVSVLMLCRIGRRLFRSTFLGCLAGALMAVDGLHYVMSRTALLDLVVMFFVLAAFGCLLVDRDQARARLAAALPAGEDGTPRPDPAVARGLKLGARPWRIAAGVLLGLAIGTKWNGLYVLAAFGLMAVLWDVGSRRTAGALRPYRAVLRRDLGWAFVSLVPVAIVTYIASWSGWFASSGTFTRGRGWHHSGYFRHWAESPKPDGGGYGTGGAFDWLLNPLRSLWHYESEVYQFHVNLDSPHVYQSNPWSWMVQSRPVSYFYESPRAGQEGCPTDAAEKCAREVLALGTPLLWWTACFALLYLLFRWALRRDWRAGAILCGIAAGYLPWFLYQDRTIFSFYAVVFVPFLCLAVAMMIGALLGPPGASETRRVIGAVGSGALVLLIIWNFIYFFPLYTGQTMPMDSWRARMWLDTWI